Proteins found in one Acidimicrobiales bacterium genomic segment:
- a CDS encoding Na+/H+ antiporter NhaA translates to MMARPLRVARQPPWRDQLEARVATLSIRLGGSGISTDLRHWVNEGLMTLFFLVVGLEAKRELDIGELRQRQRLASTVVAALGGMTVPIAIYISFNAGTGGGHGWGAAMSTDTAFALGALALITPRSATRLRVFLLTRTPAPRCVRHRYARDCSPGLPSKSEPDGHAFQHVKPDSHSRAG, encoded by the coding sequence ATGATGGCCCGACCTCTTCGCGTGGCAAGGCAACCCCCGTGGCGCGATCAATTAGAGGCCCGGGTTGCGACGCTCTCGATTCGGCTCGGCGGTAGCGGGATCTCGACCGATCTACGTCACTGGGTGAACGAAGGCCTGATGACACTCTTCTTTCTTGTCGTCGGCCTCGAGGCCAAACGTGAGCTCGACATCGGCGAGCTGCGCCAGCGGCAACGACTTGCCAGCACGGTGGTGGCAGCGCTCGGCGGGATGACGGTGCCGATCGCCATCTACATCTCGTTCAACGCCGGAACTGGGGGCGGCCACGGTTGGGGCGCAGCGATGTCGACCGACACGGCATTCGCACTTGGAGCGCTGGCGTTGATCACGCCTCGCTCCGCCACTCGGCTCCGGGTGTTCCTGCTCACGCGGACGCCGGCACCACGGTGCGTACGACATCGATACGCTCGCGACTGCAGTCCAGGCCTCCCGTCAAAGAGCGAGCCTGATGGCCACGCGTTTCAGCACGTGAAGCCAGACTCCCACTCCAGGGCGGGTTGA
- a CDS encoding RNA polymerase sigma factor gives MPRSPAADHRDEVVLLARLRAGDEAAFAWLVDQYSPPLLRLAAVYVSSRASAEEVVQETWVGVIRGIDGFQGRSSIKTWIYRILMNIARTRGARETRSVPFSSAATALDEGGGPAFDPERFLPQSHEQWPGHWASFPQPWENEPEDRLLAGETMDLVKACIADLPPAQREVTVLRDVEGLSAVETCGLLGITDASQRVLLHRGRSKIRAALEHHFGATS, from the coding sequence GTGCCGAGATCGCCGGCGGCGGACCACCGCGATGAGGTCGTCCTCCTCGCCCGTCTTCGAGCGGGCGATGAAGCAGCTTTCGCATGGCTTGTGGACCAGTACTCGCCTCCGTTGCTGCGGCTGGCCGCCGTCTACGTCTCCAGCCGGGCCAGCGCCGAAGAGGTAGTCCAGGAGACCTGGGTCGGTGTGATTCGGGGGATCGACGGTTTCCAGGGCCGCTCCTCGATCAAGACCTGGATCTACCGGATCCTCATGAACATCGCCCGCACCCGCGGGGCCAGGGAGACCCGAAGTGTCCCATTCTCGTCTGCGGCCACCGCCCTGGACGAGGGCGGCGGACCAGCCTTCGACCCCGAGCGATTCCTTCCTCAGAGCCACGAGCAATGGCCGGGGCACTGGGCCTCTTTCCCCCAGCCCTGGGAGAACGAGCCGGAGGATCGTCTTCTGGCGGGAGAGACCATGGATCTGGTCAAGGCTTGCATCGCGGATCTGCCACCGGCTCAGCGTGAGGTGACCGTCCTCCGCGACGTCGAGGGCCTGAGCGCGGTCGAGACCTGTGGTCTTCTCGGCATAACAGACGCAAGCCAGCGAGTTCTCCTCCACCGAGGCCGCTCGAAGATCCGAGCGGCCCTGGAGCACCACTTTGGAGCCACCTCATGA
- a CDS encoding anti-sigma factor, which produces MNPLDSLPDNDFPCQIFVEIVTDYLEGALPPDIVARIDIHLAECSGCTSVLEQLQQVIRVSQRAAITQVDSLDPSMRQQLLDAFSEARGS; this is translated from the coding sequence ATGAACCCTCTCGACTCTCTTCCCGACAACGACTTCCCGTGTCAGATCTTCGTGGAGATCGTCACCGACTACCTCGAGGGCGCCCTGCCCCCCGATATCGTGGCCCGCATCGACATCCATCTGGCCGAGTGCTCGGGCTGTACGAGCGTCCTCGAGCAGCTGCAGCAGGTGATACGGGTCTCGCAGCGCGCGGCTATCACCCAGGTGGACAGTCTGGACCCATCGATGCGCCAGCAGCTCCTCGACGCCTTCAGTGAGGCGCGGGGCTCATGA
- the msrB gene encoding peptide-methionine (R)-S-oxide reductase MsrB, with product MEPMVTKTDEEWRRELTPEQYRVLRHSGTERAFTGKYVDCHDDGLYRCAACSASLFSSEAKFDSGTGWPSFTEASVRDAVTLHRDWGLLGARTEVRCRQCGSHLGHVFADGPRPTGKRWCINSCALDLDSGSTIDQP from the coding sequence ATGGAGCCGATGGTGACGAAGACGGACGAGGAGTGGCGACGCGAGCTCACGCCCGAGCAGTACCGGGTGTTGCGCCACTCGGGCACCGAGAGGGCCTTCACGGGCAAGTACGTCGACTGCCATGACGATGGGCTCTATCGGTGTGCGGCGTGCTCGGCTTCTCTGTTCTCCTCGGAGGCGAAGTTCGACTCTGGTACGGGCTGGCCCAGCTTCACCGAGGCGAGTGTGCGTGACGCCGTGACCCTCCACAGAGATTGGGGCCTTCTCGGAGCCCGCACCGAGGTGCGGTGCCGACAGTGCGGGTCGCATCTCGGCCACGTGTTCGCTGACGGGCCTCGGCCCACCGGTAAGCGCTGGTGCATCAACTCCTGTGCACTCGACCTCGATTCTGGTTCGACCATCGACCAGCCCTGA
- a CDS encoding peptide-methionine (S)-S-oxide reductase, with protein sequence MKRLFRTRRPDSRAGAERVAPAPPIVAHGPPGAERATFAAGCFWGVEAAFREVEGVLDASVGYTGGHQANPSYGQVRLYGPMEDP encoded by the coding sequence GTGAAGAGATTGTTCAGGACGAGACGCCCCGACTCCCGCGCCGGAGCCGAGCGGGTCGCGCCAGCTCCGCCCATCGTGGCTCATGGACCGCCGGGGGCCGAGCGGGCCACGTTCGCGGCGGGATGCTTCTGGGGTGTCGAGGCCGCGTTCCGTGAGGTCGAGGGGGTGTTGGACGCCTCGGTCGGCTACACCGGAGGCCATCAGGCAAACCCCAGCTACGGCCAGGTACGCCTGTACGGACCAATGGAGGATCCATGA
- a CDS encoding DUF427 domain-containing protein, whose product MKQTNDAVDYPAMVAPVNLVEPVPRRVRAFLGGQTVFDTTRALYVWEWEYYPQYYIPLADLAEDVLVDEHHPRHTKQGLAQMHALAAGDQTRGGAARVFTEPTVEALVDTVRFEWTALDHWFEEDEHIFVHPRNPYVRVDALRSTRRVRVELEDVLLAESSSPVMVFETGLPTRYYFNRTEVHFENLEPTDTVTECPYKGTTSGYWSIRTSHAVHRDLAWAYDFPTRQLLPITGLVSFYNEKVDITIDGRRLARPRTHFFR is encoded by the coding sequence ATGAAGCAAACGAATGACGCCGTGGACTACCCAGCGATGGTCGCCCCGGTCAACCTCGTTGAACCGGTCCCACGGCGTGTTCGGGCATTCCTTGGCGGCCAGACTGTGTTCGACACTACCCGGGCGCTCTATGTGTGGGAGTGGGAGTACTACCCGCAGTATTACATCCCGCTCGCCGACCTCGCCGAAGATGTGCTCGTCGATGAGCACCATCCCCGGCACACCAAGCAGGGTCTGGCGCAGATGCACGCCCTGGCGGCCGGGGATCAGACCCGTGGTGGCGCGGCTCGGGTCTTCACCGAGCCGACGGTCGAAGCGCTTGTGGACACGGTGCGGTTCGAGTGGACTGCCCTGGACCACTGGTTCGAGGAAGACGAACACATCTTCGTCCACCCCCGCAACCCTTACGTCCGGGTCGACGCCCTTCGCTCGACCCGCAGGGTACGAGTCGAGCTCGAGGACGTCCTACTCGCCGAGTCGTCCTCACCGGTGATGGTGTTCGAGACCGGTCTGCCCACCCGCTACTACTTCAACCGCACCGAGGTCCACTTCGAGAACCTCGAGCCGACCGACACGGTCACCGAGTGCCCCTACAAGGGAACGACCAGCGGCTACTGGTCCATCAGAACGAGCCATGCCGTGCATCGCGACCTGGCCTGGGCCTACGATTTCCCGACCCGCCAGCTCCTTCCGATCACAGGACTGGTCTCGTTCTACAACGAGAAGGTCGACATCACCATCGACGGGCGGCGCCTGGCCCGCCCCAGGACCCACTTTTTCCGCTGA